Within Enterobacter sp. RHBSTW-00175, the genomic segment TTTGGCATATTCTTGATAACGAGGACGTTCTCACTATTGTCGTATTCCGCTGATTTGGCGTAATTGAATGAACCCGTCTCCAGAGTAGAACCATCAACTACCATCATCTTGTCGTGTTGAATGTGGTAATGCCCGTCAATGCGAAGTTCCACACCATGGCTGGCTATATCGCGCATTGCATCCAGGGATGTCTTGCCTCTGTTTCGACGCTTATCAATGACGACCTGTACTCGAACGCCTCGTTGTTTTGCTGCATCTAGTGCAGCAGCAATATCTTTAGCCTGGAATGCGTATGCAATCATCTGGATAGAGGAATGCGCAGTATTAATGGTATCCAGAACAAGCTTTTGTGCACTGCCTTCCGGGGAAAAGCCCACCTCAACTGAGGGGGCAGCAAAAGCAGATCCAGCAGTGATGAGGAGTAGTAATACCAATTTATTCATAGTGACTGTTCTCAGTTAATATTCTAAGCGTTCTGTAATTTCACAGAGTGGAGCTGCTGCCTCAATAATAGCTTTTGGCA encodes:
- a CDS encoding phospholipase D family protein, translating into MNKLVLLLLITAGSAFAAPSVEVGFSPEGSAQKLVLDTINTAHSSIQMIAYAFQAKDIAAALDAAKQRGVRVQVVIDKRRNRGKTSLDAMRDIASHGVELRIDGHYHIQHDKMMVVDGSTLETGSFNYAKSAEYDNSENVLVIKNMPKIVSQYQEHFASRWAISEPFELNKQS